From Triticum urartu cultivar G1812 chromosome 2, Tu2.1, whole genome shotgun sequence, a single genomic window includes:
- the LOC125536807 gene encoding uncharacterized protein LOC125536807 produces the protein MGDAASNHPVLAQSSSDAGRGAATGGFISLDVAALSSLAGDGPETTPAAPPASTPRTPRVVRSLSRKGSERKQADGDAATGTIGGGVGTGERPPLSPLLVHVAAADEMLNGHRLVNTPGGAGTPGGKSRRLGRRPAPWLDPRRVVFLFATLSSVGTLILLYFTLSMNKMDSAGSGTGADSDAR, from the exons ATGGGGGACGCCGCCTCCAACCATCCC GTTCTTGCGCAGTCGAGCTCCGACGCCGGCCGCGGCGCCGCGACCGGTGGGTTCATCTCCCTCGACGTGGCCGCCCTCTCGTCGCTCGCCGGCGACGGCCCGGAAACGACGCCGGCAGCGCCGCCGGCCTCGACCCCGAGGACACCT AGGGTGGTGAGGTCGCTCTCGCGGAAGGGGTCAGAAAGGAAGCAGGCCGACGGCGACGCCGCCACTGGCACCATAG GAGGCGGGGTAGGGACGGGCGAGAGGCCGCCGCTGTCCCCGCTCTTGGTCCATGTGGCGGCCGCCGACGAGATGCTGAACGGGCACCGGCTGGTGAACACGCCGGGGGGCGCCGGCACGCCGGGAGGGAAGTCCAGGCGGCTGGGGCGGCGTCCGGCGCCGTGGCTGGATCCCCGAAGGGTCGTCTTCCTCTTCGCCACGCT GTCCAGCGTGGGGACCTTGATTCTGCTCTACTTCACCCTTTCCATGAACAAGATGGACAGCGCCGGAAGCGGCACGGGAGCCGACAGCGATGCACGGTGA
- the LOC125536806 gene encoding probable pyruvate, phosphate dikinase regulatory protein, chloroplastic: MMSAKLGAATPSVLLPPSPRPHGLRPSPTAASCLPDTATGPPLSAGPDQELSGAPGQEEAAVSSASQPRSRASSQLSRWSRARALRSGRRLELPAMRATAALSVRTKSPPSSEEEAAATEEEDDDGDEVVGVGSEAAGNSIYMVSDGTGSTLEHSVNAVLGQFEHCLVDRRCATSTHLFSGIDDMDNLIEIVRQAAKEGALLLYTLADPSMAEATKKACDLWGVPSTDVLRPTIDAIASHIGVAPSGISRSSASRKGQLSEDYFQRIEAIDFTIKQDDGAQPQNLARAHIVLVGVSRTGKTPLSIYLAQKGYKVANVPIVMGIDLPKALFEIDQDKIFGLTINPVVLQAIRKTRASTLGFHGQKSNYAEMEHVRQELDHANQIFVRHPTWPVIQVTGKAVEETAAVIVRIYHDRKQKCSMPRISKRVAPIRVYDSLSEKVNTPVEPEKVLAMDV; encoded by the exons ATGATGAGCGCCAAGCTCGGCGCGGCGACGCCGTCCGTGCTCCTCCCGCCCTCCCCTCGGCCCCACGGCCTCCGCCCCTCCCCCACCGCCGCCTCATGCCTCCCCGACACCGCCACCGGCCCGCCTCTAAGCGCGGGACCGGACCAAGAGCTCTCTGGCGCGCCCGGGCAAGAGGAGGCGGCGGTCTCCTCCGCCTCCCAGCCGCGCTCGCGCGCGAGCTCGCAGCTGAGCCGCTGGTCCCGCGCGCGCGCGCTCCGGTCCGGGCGGAGGCTGGAGCTGCCGGCCATGCGGGCGACCGCGGCGCTCTCGGTGCGGACCAAGTCGCCGCCGTCATCCGAGGAAGAGGCCGCGGCgacggaggaggaggacgatgatGGTGACGAGGTGGTCGGGGTCGGGAGCGAGGCAGCGGGGAACTCGATCTACATGGTGTCGGACGGGACGGGTTCGACGTTGGAGCACTCGGTGAATGCCGTGCTCGGGCAATTCGAGCACTGCCTCGTGGACCGACGCTGCGCCACAAGCACCCACCTATTCTCGGGG ATTGATGACATGGATAACCTTATTGAGATAGTAAGGCAAGCAGCAAAAGAAGGAGCATTGCTTCTATATACCCTTGCCGATCCTTCAATGGCTGAGGCAACTAAGAAGGCTTGTGATTTATGGGGTGTTCCATCCACCGATGTTCTTCGTCCTACTATTGATGCCATAGCTTCTCATATTGGTGTTGCTCCATCTGGGATTTCACGAAGCTCTGCTAGCCGAAAGGGTCAACTTTCTGAGGATTACTTCCAACGAATTGAAGCGATTGATTTTACAATCAAACAAGATGATGGTGCTCAGCCACAGAACCTTGCCCGTGCACACATTGTGCTTGTTGGTGTTTCACGTACTGGGAAAACACCATTGTCAATTTATCTAGCACAAAAAGGGTACAAAGTGGCAAACGTCCCAATTGTGATGGGTATTGATCTTCCAAAGGCCCTATTTGAGATCGACCAGGATAAGATCTTTGGGTTGACGATAAACCCCGTGGTTCTTCAGGCAATCAGAAAGACGAGAGCAAGCACTCTAGGATTTCATGGGCAGAAGAGCAATTATGCTGAAATGGAGCATGTGAGGCAGGAGCTCGACCATGCAAATCAAATTTTTGTTCGGCACCCAACATGGCCAGTGATCC AGGTCACTGGAAAAGCCGTAGAGGAAACAGCTGCTGTCATTGTTAGAATATATCATGACAGGAAACAGAAGTGCTCCATGCCACGCATATCAAAACG GGTGGCTCCAATTCGAGTCTATGATTCTCTGTCAGAGAAGGTCAACACTCCTGTTGAACCTGAAAAAGTATTGGCCATGGACGTATGA